The following is a genomic window from Nitrospira sp..
TTCCACCTTGGCATGGCCACGCTTCGAAAAGTAAATCCGCAAGGGCACGAGGGTCAGGCCCTTCAGTTGGGTCTTCCCGATCAGTTTATTGATTTCCTTGCGATGCAGCAGAAGCTTCCGCTTGCGGAGGGGATCATGGTTCATGAGGTTGCCGTGCGAGTAGGGACTGATGTGGCAATGTTGCAGGTAGACTTCACCGTCGTCGACCGAGGCGTAACTGTCTTGCAGATTTACTCGCCCTTCGCGCAGCGACTTCACTTCGGTTCCTCGCAGGATGACCCCGGCTTCGAACTTCTCCTCGATGAAATAATCGTGGTAGGCCTTGCGATTGGTCGCCACCACTTTGTACTGATCGTCTTTGTCGTGGTTTTTGG
Proteins encoded in this region:
- a CDS encoding tmRNA-binding protein SmpB, translated to MTKNHDKDDQYKVVATNRKAYHDYFIEEKFEAGVILRGTEVKSLREGRVNLQDSYASVDDGEVYLQHCHISPYSHGNLMNHDPLRKRKLLLHRKEINKLIGKTQLKGLTLVPLRIYFSKRGHAKVELALAKGKKQYDRRETIKAREAGRDVERAIKERK